A genomic window from Halogeometricum borinquense DSM 11551 includes:
- a CDS encoding KaiC domain-containing protein — translation MSDDDWFERAFDDEPDSDSDDESGAASDHVERSESASEGGSAAETETTPESDSVAETDDAPPDDGTTDDAVQRDGTPAFKDGASSETDPDTAETPTADASASRDDAERAFGFDAGDATPEAETSDPDPFGGVRSRVDQSSTDRDEPNPFSEDFADAMGSAPAFGGESEGGQNPPDTSTESFDDEEFESDIDRLDIGIEGLDEMILGGVPKRSLMVTIGTAGTGKTTFGLQFLNHALENGEKAVYITLEESRDRIFDTAEEKGWPFRKYADEDRLAIIDLDPVEMANSLASIQNDLPRLVADFGAERLVLDSVSLLEMMYDHPSKRRSQVFDFARALKDAGVTTLLTSEAKENNPYSSRHGLVEYLADAVFVLQYVRPSDFRETRLAIEIQKIRDANHSRETKPYDLTSDGISVYRQANIF, via the coding sequence ATGAGTGACGACGACTGGTTCGAGCGGGCGTTTGACGACGAACCGGATAGCGACTCGGACGACGAGAGTGGCGCTGCAAGTGATCACGTTGAGAGAAGTGAAAGTGCTTCTGAGGGTGGTAGTGCCGCCGAAACCGAAACCACGCCTGAGAGCGATAGCGTAGCCGAGACCGACGACGCGCCCCCCGATGACGGGACAACCGATGACGCCGTCCAACGTGACGGCACACCCGCATTCAAAGACGGAGCGAGTTCCGAGACCGACCCCGATACCGCGGAGACACCGACGGCAGACGCATCTGCGTCCCGTGATGACGCCGAGCGCGCGTTCGGGTTCGACGCCGGCGATGCGACACCGGAAGCAGAGACGTCTGACCCCGACCCGTTCGGCGGCGTTCGAAGTCGGGTCGATCAGTCATCGACGGATCGAGACGAACCCAATCCATTTTCTGAGGATTTCGCCGACGCGATGGGGAGCGCTCCCGCGTTCGGCGGCGAGTCTGAGGGTGGGCAGAATCCCCCGGACACGAGCACCGAGAGCTTCGACGACGAGGAGTTCGAATCAGACATCGACCGACTCGACATCGGTATCGAGGGGCTGGACGAGATGATTCTCGGCGGCGTGCCGAAACGCTCGCTCATGGTCACAATCGGCACTGCCGGGACCGGAAAGACGACGTTCGGCCTGCAGTTTCTCAACCACGCCCTCGAAAACGGGGAGAAAGCCGTCTACATCACGCTCGAAGAGAGCCGCGACCGCATCTTCGACACGGCCGAAGAGAAGGGATGGCCGTTCCGAAAATACGCCGACGAGGACCGACTGGCTATCATCGACTTAGACCCCGTCGAGATGGCGAACAGTCTGGCGAGTATTCAGAACGATCTCCCCCGCCTTGTCGCCGACTTCGGGGCCGAGCGTCTGGTCCTCGACTCCGTCTCACTGCTCGAAATGATGTACGACCATCCATCGAAACGTCGGAGTCAGGTGTTCGACTTCGCTCGGGCATTGAAGGATGCGGGCGTGACTACGTTGCTCACCTCCGAAGCAAAGGAGAACAACCCCTACTCCTCGCGGCACGGTCTCGTCGAGTATCTCGCGGATGCGGTGTTCGTTCTCCAGTACGTCCGCCCGAGCGACTTCCGGGAGACGCGACTGGCAATCGAGATCCAGAAGATACGCGATGCGAACCACTCCCGGGAGACTAAGCCGTACGACCTCACGAGTGACGGAATCAGCGTCTACCGACAGGCGAACATCTTCTAA
- a CDS encoding nitroreductase family protein, with protein sequence MEYDEVVTSRRSVHQYADEDLPTEVIESIFERVRHAPSSYNLQPWEFLVLTDDEKRQQLREVAYDQEHVTEAPVAVVVLGNKDPSAHADAVLDDWLAKGYLPNEDARDAVLGNIEGMADLPEAERRVWTVRSTTIAATELMNAAWEEGVASCPMGGFDPEGVLDTFDIDGDQYEPVMLVTLGYPDDEAADVENERKYRRPVDEIVHYDEFDPVESTELPAEIADAVPTPSDD encoded by the coding sequence ATGGAATACGACGAAGTCGTCACCTCTCGACGATCCGTCCACCAGTACGCAGACGAAGACCTTCCAACGGAAGTCATCGAGTCGATTTTCGAGCGCGTTCGACACGCGCCATCGAGTTACAACCTCCAACCGTGGGAGTTTCTCGTCCTGACTGACGACGAGAAGCGCCAGCAACTCCGCGAAGTCGCCTACGATCAAGAACACGTCACCGAGGCACCCGTCGCCGTCGTCGTTCTCGGCAACAAGGACCCCTCGGCGCACGCCGACGCCGTCCTTGACGACTGGTTAGCGAAAGGCTACCTCCCGAACGAGGACGCCCGAGACGCCGTGCTGGGCAACATCGAGGGAATGGCAGACCTCCCCGAAGCGGAGCGCCGGGTCTGGACGGTTCGTTCGACTACTATCGCCGCGACGGAACTGATGAACGCCGCGTGGGAGGAGGGCGTCGCCTCCTGTCCGATGGGCGGATTCGACCCCGAGGGCGTCCTCGACACGTTCGACATCGACGGCGACCAGTACGAACCCGTCATGCTCGTCACGCTGGGCTACCCCGACGACGAGGCGGCCGACGTGGAGAACGAACGGAAGTACCGCCGCCCGGTCGATGAGATCGTCCACTACGACGAGTTCGACCCCGTCGAATCGACTGAACTTCCCGCGGAAATCGCAGACGCGGTCCCGACTCCGTCCGACGACTGA
- a CDS encoding ATP-binding protein → MSDLGDFTDFEDDPDTESSSHTTDASATEEAQTREQSPQSDSEPSTDTDGVSFETYDVSPAGEDRGIGAVSVSQGLRVAEDGDETTLRAFVTTGNRDDVRLGKYLLVPYPDDELLFCRITALEYAQEFQTDDATEIHARRAMRQQGFEERDYKFVASLDPVAVLFEQGDELKRRMVDRVPKPGAIVAEATDPEQIKTGLKIPAEGVFLGHLSVGGEKVRTAAEPPTIDYRLKDDYTDGDPLVFRHTLVAGGTGSGKTHASKNLLRQLLDSDRTYEMDDGRDARMAVVQFDPQDEYAQMHDDNPEMTESVARRYEREGVAHGGHDDTIALVPKEDGVPYGGDNHRAEQLEFTIPFSMARDRPWLVAGSSLNENQFPALKELLRRFFRQYGDEGTYDEFLTFLDDPALKEELHESGRVHEATFDAVKRRVRGVPNGVFDQSARPITELDHELVRPGGLTVIPTYHLSTSRAKEMFVLAVSSMLIDDKLSNTPDSQRIKQTPLVLGMDEAHNFLADADNVQARKVVSKFTEAAKQGRKERLGLFLITQDPQGVAEPVFKQVNTKLVLNLGDEDAIKSVNIPPNLEDKVPYMEKGQMVVYSPDNSEPVELVGLSTCVTRHGE, encoded by the coding sequence ATGTCCGACCTCGGTGATTTCACCGACTTCGAGGACGACCCCGACACGGAATCGTCCTCGCATACGACCGACGCGTCCGCCACCGAGGAGGCGCAGACGCGCGAGCAGTCCCCTCAGTCCGATTCCGAACCCAGCACCGATACGGACGGCGTCTCGTTCGAGACGTACGACGTATCGCCCGCAGGAGAGGACCGCGGTATCGGTGCCGTCTCCGTCTCGCAGGGCCTCCGCGTCGCCGAGGACGGCGACGAGACTACCCTTCGGGCGTTCGTCACAACGGGCAACCGGGACGACGTGCGTCTCGGGAAATATCTCCTCGTTCCCTATCCTGACGACGAACTCCTGTTCTGTCGCATCACCGCGTTGGAGTACGCCCAAGAGTTCCAGACGGACGACGCAACGGAGATTCACGCCCGGCGCGCGATGCGCCAGCAAGGGTTCGAAGAACGTGACTACAAGTTCGTCGCGTCGTTGGACCCCGTGGCAGTTCTCTTCGAACAGGGCGACGAACTCAAACGCCGGATGGTAGACCGCGTACCGAAACCGGGTGCTATCGTCGCCGAAGCCACCGACCCAGAGCAGATAAAGACGGGGCTAAAGATTCCCGCTGAAGGCGTCTTCTTAGGACATCTCTCCGTCGGCGGCGAGAAAGTCCGGACAGCGGCGGAACCGCCGACTATCGACTACCGGTTGAAAGACGACTACACTGACGGCGACCCGCTCGTCTTCCGACACACCCTCGTCGCCGGTGGGACCGGGTCCGGGAAGACCCACGCCTCGAAGAACCTCCTCCGACAACTCCTCGATTCGGACCGGACGTACGAGATGGACGACGGGCGCGACGCCCGGATGGCCGTCGTCCAGTTCGACCCGCAGGACGAGTACGCCCAGATGCACGACGACAACCCCGAGATGACCGAGTCCGTCGCGCGACGGTACGAACGCGAGGGCGTCGCCCACGGCGGTCACGACGACACCATCGCACTCGTGCCGAAAGAAGACGGCGTCCCCTACGGCGGCGACAACCATCGGGCCGAACAGTTGGAGTTCACGATTCCGTTCTCGATGGCGCGTGACAGGCCGTGGTTAGTCGCCGGAAGCAGTCTCAATGAAAACCAGTTCCCGGCGCTGAAGGAACTGCTCCGCCGGTTCTTCCGACAGTACGGCGACGAAGGAACGTACGACGAGTTCCTGACGTTTCTGGACGACCCGGCGTTGAAAGAGGAACTGCACGAGTCCGGGCGCGTTCACGAAGCAACGTTCGATGCGGTGAAGCGTCGTGTTCGAGGCGTCCCGAACGGCGTGTTCGACCAGTCGGCCCGTCCCATCACGGAACTGGACCACGAACTCGTCCGCCCCGGCGGCCTCACCGTCATTCCGACGTATCACCTCTCGACGAGTCGAGCCAAGGAGATGTTCGTCCTCGCGGTGTCGAGCATGCTCATCGACGACAAACTGTCGAACACGCCCGACTCACAGCGAATCAAGCAGACGCCGCTCGTTCTCGGAATGGACGAGGCGCACAACTTCCTCGCGGACGCCGACAACGTTCAAGCCAGAAAGGTCGTCTCGAAGTTCACCGAGGCGGCCAAACAGGGTCGAAAAGAGCGGTTAGGACTGTTTTTGATCACACAGGACCCCCAAGGCGTGGCCGAACCGGTATTCAAACAGGTGAACACGAAACTCGTCCTCAATCTCGGTGACGAGGACGCCATCAAGAGCGTCAACATCCCGCCGAATCTCGAAGACAAGGTGCCGTACATGGAAAAAGGGCAGATGGTCGTCTACTCGCCCGATAACTCCGAACCCGTCGAACTTGTCGGTCTCTCGACGTGCGTGACACGACACGGCGAGTAA
- a CDS encoding DUF7113 family protein — protein sequence MLLVRGHGGGTTLTGTIFERGEEAPSYKGAPDEDAPYVWVCDEFYEVESGGSETEIDGRTINVAFDSPMPRGFDTREQAVEAAKEHVRTQFARVGVAAEDVRIEVVKSEPGAT from the coding sequence ATGCTTCTAGTTCGTGGCCACGGCGGCGGTACGACGTTGACGGGCACTATCTTCGAACGCGGTGAGGAGGCCCCGTCGTACAAGGGCGCGCCCGACGAAGACGCGCCGTACGTGTGGGTCTGCGACGAGTTCTACGAGGTCGAAAGCGGCGGCTCTGAGACGGAAATCGATGGGCGGACGATCAACGTCGCGTTCGACTCGCCGATGCCGCGCGGATTTGACACGCGCGAGCAGGCCGTCGAGGCCGCAAAAGAACATGTCAGGACGCAGTTCGCCCGCGTCGGCGTCGCGGCCGAGGACGTGCGTATCGAAGTCGTCAAGAGCGAACCGGGCGCGACCTGA
- a CDS encoding HVO_0649 family zinc finger protein has product MEHDDTGSTPFERLRSHMEHEDLVCPDCGYEDDGGEWTAETNGDQILYRHVCPSCGSVRKRTFTLDDDESSEPDER; this is encoded by the coding sequence ATGGAACACGATGATACCGGATCGACTCCGTTCGAACGATTACGGTCGCATATGGAACACGAAGACCTCGTCTGCCCTGACTGCGGATACGAGGACGACGGCGGCGAATGGACCGCAGAAACGAACGGTGATCAGATTCTGTACCGACACGTCTGCCCCAGTTGCGGGTCGGTTCGCAAGCGGACGTTCACGTTGGACGACGACGAGTCGTCCGAACCCGACGAGCGATAG
- a CDS encoding universal stress protein: MAHHLLLPVDGSPQSVEALRFAASEWGNANVTLLNVINPIEAGYRLSAFPAGSEEWYEAAREQASTVFEDAKDELSPEMDIDTRIEVGRPAATILEVAREGEVDHIVIGSHGREGISRILLGSVAEAIVRRSPVPVTVVH, translated from the coding sequence ATGGCCCACCATCTACTCCTCCCGGTCGATGGGTCTCCGCAGTCCGTCGAGGCGTTGCGGTTCGCCGCGTCGGAGTGGGGGAACGCCAACGTCACCCTTCTCAACGTCATCAACCCGATAGAGGCCGGCTACCGTCTGAGCGCGTTTCCAGCCGGCTCCGAAGAGTGGTACGAAGCCGCCCGCGAACAGGCCTCTACGGTGTTTGAGGATGCAAAAGACGAGCTCTCGCCGGAGATGGACATCGACACGCGAATCGAGGTCGGCCGGCCCGCCGCGACCATCCTCGAAGTCGCACGCGAGGGCGAGGTAGACCACATCGTCATCGGGAGCCACGGCCGCGAGGGCATCTCGCGTATTCTCTTAGGAAGCGTTGCGGAGGCCATCGTCAGGCGGTCGCCCGTCCCCGTGACCGTCGTCCACTGA